In Phocoena phocoena chromosome 3, mPhoPho1.1, whole genome shotgun sequence, the DNA window TAGCAAGTTCTGCTAACGGCACTTGTAGCGCCAGTGATTCGCAGACAACATCTGCCAGGACTCCCTGGAAACAAGCTTTGGGGTCTGATTCTAGCTTTAGATATGGAAATTCAAGGCAAAGGAAGGGGCGCTTTGCTCtgtcttaaatttcccaagggaGCAGTGTCTTGAAGAAAATACCAGTTCTCTTTGCTGGGGAAATACCAAGTGTCGGGGAACTGAGGCCCGGCTGGTGAGGGTGCTGGGTCCTCGCCAGTCACTTGCGAGGCTGCTGGATGTGCTGTGTCCTCGGGGAAGAGTGCTTGTCTATGGAGGCGTGGGGCTTCTGGTGGGCCACCTGGGCAGCCGCCGGGGGGAAGTCCTTGTCGCCCTGGCGGGAGACACGGAAAGCACTGGCTCATCGACCGTGAACAGCTGAGTGAGTACGTGAAGCAAGACGCAAACCCAGCATCTTCTGGCTTCCCTCTGGGGACGGGGCGGGTGGGTGATGGAGTGGGGAACCTGTCGGCAGGTAGAAGCCTGTCTCCTGGGACTGCTGGGGGTCCTGAAGCTCTCTGGAGAGCCCAAGCAGGCACCAAGGCCCGTGTCCCTTCCAGAAGGTGAGAAAGCTCGCTGTCTCTGCCGCCACGCCATGGGATAAGGTACCATATGACTCACTCAGAACTAAGCTGGGTGTTGGATGGCTTTCTTCTGCTAGAACagttcttgtgatttttttttgaattgaggGGCAAGACAGAACCAAATCCAGGGTCTTAAATTCAGATTTGCTGCCACAGCTGCGAGCTGGGCCTGGAGCGCTCGTTGGGAAGGAAACACACAGGGCAGGGCTGGAAGCTGTGAGATAAGCCAGGTTCAACCAGCCGAGTCTCAGAGAAGGTACCCGGCTGTTTTTCATGGAGGAATTGCCTTCTTGTGCATTTGTGACAGGGGCTGGGGTCCAGCCCACCCCAGGCAGGACAGAGCCATGGTGAGCTCTTGGCTGAGCTGTGGGGTGACCTCAGATTTGTGTGGGCATTTAACTTCCTCGCACGTAGTAGATGTGCCATCCGTCTGTCCCAGGGTCCCTGGATGGCTGTGCTGAGCTCTCCCCAACAGTGGCATTTTCTTTACACATCATATGCTAAGGGCTCGAATGGGCTGTGAGCCGCAGATCAATGGATAGAATTAGTGCACTGTCCCCCACATGGGGGCTTGCTGGGGGGAGGTCTGCAGTTACAAAACCGTTAGGTCTCACAAGAAGAGGGGGCTCTTGAAAGGCAAAGAGAGTGACCCAAACCCATCAGTTTGGTTCAGAGGGCAGCAACTATCTTCTGTAatgggccagagagtaaatattttaggcttttcaggTCATACTCTCTGCACTCTGCCAGTGCAGCATGAAAGGACCGTAGATGATATACATCCATGAATAGCAAGGCTGTGTGCCACTAAAACTTTATCCATGGACACAGAAATTTAAAGTCCATGTAACTTTCACATCACGCCATATAGTTCTTATTTCAAATTTTCAAccgtttaaaatgtaaaaacagtcTCAGCTCACAGATCACCCTGAAAGCCTTTGCCGACCCTGGCTGAGCCTAAAGAGAAGGGAGACGGGCGAGGACAGAGGAGAGGCAGCTGCACCAGCTCGGGCTCCACGTCACCACCGTCCCATCTGCCCCTGACGGGCGGATGTGCAGAAGCACGCTCCATGGACAGGGGGTGATTGATTAAGTGACCTCCAGACCTGGGTGGACAGGTGGGGTTGAATAAGGACAGGAGGAATCAGGACATCGCGGGCTGAGGCCTCAATGTGATGAAAGGGCTCTTACCCGGGCGATAACACCGGAGATGAACACGGTCGGTCTGGGTGGACTGGAAGACAAGAAGGAAAACGCATTGACCATCACGACTGACAACAGAGGCACACGCAGGTGACGAGAACGTGGAGACTGGTTTCAGGGCCGTGTGACAAACAAGGACCCTCGGGAGGGCGCGGGAAGCGGGAGGCACACCTCTTCCCGTTATTTCATCACATGGACCCGCTGGCTGCTGCACTCGGGACACTCGCGGGTCCTCCTCCTGCGGAGGCTGAGCTCAGGCAGAGAGCGGAGAGCGATCGTAGCAGACAGCGGGCGCGTCACCAAAGGGCCCTCTTTCGGTTTTTGGTTAATCCTTAAACTGTAACTGTGGGCAAGCGCAGTAGTTTTGGTCTCAAGAGATATGGACCTGGGTGCTCCCCGGAGCAGGGGAGGAGCAGGGTCATGCTGGATAAATGGGAGACTCCAACCAGGGAGCTTCCTGTCCTATGGGCTGAGGGGCTACCCTTTCAGAGTCCTCGCAGAGTCCACGGCTTCCGGAAGCTTCTAACAGGGGAGATCCCAGAGCCTATGCAAAGCTCCTGGCCCCTACGGGACCCCAAGTATTAAAAACATTTggtcctttgtatatatgtaccacatcttctttatccaatcctccactgatggacatttaggttgcctctatgtcctggctattgtaaatagtactgcagtgacacacacacacacacacacacacacacacacacacacacacacacacaatggaatattactcagccataaaaaagaatgaaataatgccgtttgcagcagcATGGAGGGACTTGGAGatcgtcatactgagtgaagtcagagaaagacaaatatcatatgatttcacttatatgtggaatctaaaaaaagggtacaaatgaacttatctgcaaaatagaaagagtcacagatgtagaaaacaaacttatggttagaaGCAGGTGAGGGGAGctagggataaactgggagattgggattgacatatacacactactatatataaaatagataactaataaggacctactgtatagcacagggaactctactcaatactctgtaatgacctacatgggaaaagaatctaaaaaagagtgggtatatgtatatgtaaaattgattcactttgctgtacacctgaaacaaacacaacattgtaaatcaactataatccaatataaattaaaaaaaaaaaaagtaaggtccTTGTGAAGCTCTTGCCATTTCTTAACCTCTTTCATGGTACTTAGCTGGCCCACCCTGTCACCAATACCGAGGGGACGGAATATAGGATCAAAGCAGTACAAGTTCATCGTTGAAAAGCAACAAGCCAAGCACGTTAAAACCACTTGCAGTTCTACCACCTGGAGATAGCCACTGTTAACATGTGGGATGTGCTTCCAGCCTTTCTTTCTATGGATAGACAGATGCACTTGTTGTCTTCTTAAATTTCCGTTTTTCTTACCAAAAGAATCACCTTGTTTTGTCTGCTTTCTGCTTTCTGCACTTAGTATCTGGCGAGCTTACTTCTATGGTATTATAGACTCTcctatgcctttaaaaaaataactgcatgtgTCGTAGTTTAAAAGTATCAGAACACAGTTCCAGGTAGTACATAGGTGTGCACAACTCTGAAATGCCTCAGTCAGAGGTAAGGGGACCCGGGAGCTGTAGATGAATGCAAGGCCGGCCGGTGGGGAAAGTGAGATGCTCCCAGAAGTGGCCAGTTTTGCTTAAGGCTGGTCTTGTGGGCAGGCAGAGCGGAATCCATCCCTGATTTGCCCAGCTTGCCTTCCACCAGCTCTGTTGTTCCACCCTGCCGCAGGGGTCCTTGTTTTAGCTTTCTTTTGCTGCAGGCAAAAGTCTCAGGATTCAGAAAGTTCACTGTTTACATCCCAGAGAGTttaacaaaaacaccccaaattcCCCCAAGTAATTTCTGTTACTCCATGAGCCTAAGAAACTTCAAGTTTTACTAAGTAGCACAGAAATGTTCCCTATGTGAcgttggttttgttttatttagcttTTGTGGTGTGGTAAactgggttgggtttttttttttttcttttcttttattacaaaTATGATTTGGCTGTGGGATCAATAGCCAGCCAGGGATGAGTAAATTTGGCTCAAGCGTTAAGTCCCTGATGTAGTACGTTTGCATTTGTTTGGAATCCAAGGAATCTTGCTTCGACTGGTCCAAATCACCCACAGGCTGTCTCCAGGGATTTCACGGCCAAGGGTTTCGCATCTGAAGCTTGAGAACCATGCTCTAGATTCTAATATTGTAAAGGAACCAAGAAACGGCATTCCACAGCATTTCCACCAATTTAGATTCCCGCCAGCAATGCATAGGGTTCAGTTTCTCCACACGCTCACAGCTTattattttctggggtttttttttttttttttttggatagtagccattctaatgggtgtgaagtggtatctcactgggATTAAATTTAGCAACTAATTTTAAGAGTAAGCTTTTTGCagcaagaaataataaatatcaatcTGTACTGATCATTCAAGGTCTTTAGGACATAACcacgccccccccgccccccccacccccgcccccccccaccccccgccctgcGGCAACAAAGTTCTCTCTCCtctaaaaaactgaaaaggcCATAATTGACCATAAGGACATATGGCAGCTGCCTGTGAAAAGATGACAGAAGCCTGGCCTCTCGTGCCATACTTAAGAGCGGTATCTGTTTTCACACAGCTGTTTGTCAGAGTGTGCAATGCTGGTTTTCATCAGGCTTGGCCAAAGAGCCCCAAGCTCAATGCCTTTTCCATCTACAGTTAATAGCATCTCAAATTGGTAAACGATGGTCTATTACATTTATGTAGTAAAAACACTTTCTAAACTCTTTGAGACGTGGTAGCTTAAATTCACAAACCCCAGTAAAGAGTCTGCTCTCGAAGCTGTGTTTGCAAAAACACACATACTTTAAATTCCATTAGGGTTCCACGCGAAGCATATCCTACGTTTCCAAGATTCTATAAACTGTGATAGCGGCTTTGAGGATTTATTTAATCTGATGAAAATCATTCTGACAGATGTTGTTTTGAAGAAGCAACAGTACTTTCTCgcaggaaacagagacagagaaaaatatcatTCCCGTCCTCCCCACATCCTCGGGCCTTTCCAGTTTTTGAAAAccgtatttatttaaatttaaagaaactgaGAACCTGATGCAATTAGCGGGGATTAGAGCGCCGGTAACCCTCCTACACATCAACTGCAACTTCACCACACCTGGCCTGCACACACGCCAAATGTTCGATGCACCTAGGTTTCCAGTATTCACCTGTCAAGGACCACGTCAAATTCTTAACGGGGTCGTTTGTCCTTAACGGAAGTTccctattctttattttataaatttccgTGATGAATAAGGTTTATGCCTTATTGACATTCTCAGAAAAGGCAGAAGGCAGGACAAAATGCCAGAAATGCTTAGTGAATGCGTGACCCTGTGGAAAGCAGACGCCTTCAGGACTGAGTTTTCACGGTCTCATCTTTAAATGAAAGTCCCCAGGGCTGAGAAAACTTGAGTTCATATCTTAAAAACTCTGCTGAACTCTGAAACAGCGAATACggaaataaatttcaatatattttatttcactcatATCCAAAACACCGCGTAGAAAAATAATTGAGatcacattcttttttctgtcctaAGGCTTCACAACCTGGGCTGTCAGCGCAGACCCCGGGCGATGCGGACGTTTTCTGTCCAGCCCTGAGAGGTGTGAATCCACTGGCTGGTGAATTGGGGCTGGAAGGGGCCTAGTGGTGACCTCGTCCAGCTTCCCGCCCACGTGCAGCGTGGCCACAGCCGAGGCCTTCGTGCCTCTGCAGACGAGGAGCTCGTGGCCCTCTGCGTGTCCTCATGGTGACACGGTCTCTGGCTCCCTGCCCTTCGCCCAGTGGCCCCAACCCAAGTCCACAACCTCCTCCGTGGGACAGGCCCTGCATGTTTGAGGAAGGTTAGCAGGGCTCTTTCCCAGACTCATGGGCTTGACTGCAAATTCCTTCACGACCTCAGGCCCCTCCCCGCCTCCATTCTGCTGCGGCTTCTAGGGTTTTGCCCGAGACTGCAGTGGACACACTGAAGATAAGCTCCTCTGGCAGCCCAGCCTTCTGCAGGACACCCGTGTGCCTGGCCCAGGCACATGGAGGCTACCCTTCTCGGGGACTACGGAGAGCAGTTCAGCCTGGGGAAGCGATTCTGGGCGCCCCGAAGAGAATCAAAATGCTGACCGTCTTCCCTGGCTTGCTGTTGATAAGCAACGTGGTCAGAGTGACTAGTGCCTGCTCCCTACGCTGGCCCACTTTCCCAGCTAGTGATATGGAgtcatttcccttctttcctgGAACTCCAGGGGGTTAAGCCCTTAGAAATCCTTTTTAAGGGGGGATTCCACCCTCAGAAAAGTGCAGGGCCCCTTCTTCATCTAAGAATAGGCTTCCATGAAGTGGGACGGTCGGGTGTGGGTAGGAGTCCTGCTTGGCGGGTCAGCCTATGCCTTCCCAAGCATCCTGACAAGGACTGGGGTCGCTGAGTTGCCATGCAGGAATGTGTTGGGATCGgggcgtgcgcgcacacacacacacacacacacacacacacacacacacacacacagagtaatcAGTAAGACCGAGAAACCAGGCAAGTCACTAATCCCATTGCAAGTAGTCAAAAGGGCAGCAAAGGCATTGCCAAGAGTTCTATTTCACAGAATCCTTTTCATGTTAGCAGTTTTGATCTGGGTTCAAGGCAGTCCACCAAGTCATCCTCTGCAAATGCTTTCTCCTCTTCATGTAAAGACGCTCTGAAAGAATCAGTGGGCATTGTTTACAGGAGATGGGGACACATAGCTTTTAATGAGTTGTTTGTTCTCTATTTTCTCTGCAGGATGGGAATGATATTAGATGGGAACAGCTACTACTTATTACTTATCGTGGGCCAGGCACTGAGTTAAGGGCTTTACACAGAATTGTGATATCTAACCTTTCAACCCTACAAAGTAGAAACtgttatctgcattttacagatgagggaacagtAAATCAGAGAGATTCAGTAACTTGCCGGACAGTTGCATAGTAGATAAGTGCTCCAAGCCAGACTTGGAACAAGGGCAGCCCAGGGCACTAGCCTGATGCCCTCATTTTAGGGCTGAGAAGTGGGTCATGGCGCAGCCTCTGTTTTTAGGTTCTGCCTTCTATACAGGATTTCGAGatgcagatttttaaagtaagtaaTCTAAATGCAATCAGAAGATCCCTTATTCAACCAGGCAGTACAAGGTATTCAAATCCGCCTAAGCATTTACTTTCTGActtgaaaatggatttttttttccttgaaaactaTCATTTATGTCTGTAGCACTCAACTAGGGTACAGAGTGCTTCCACATAAATTATTAACGCAACTGATCCTCTTCAGCAGGTGTTATCCCAATTTTATGGGTGGCTGGAGGAGGCTGAATCTTGTTCGTGGTTCccagaggcagagcctggaggACGCGGGTCTGGAGCTCTCAGCTTCGTGTTCTGTGTTGGGTCACGGGTCCCACCATCACCCACATCTCAGCTCGCGAGCTTCAGGAACAAAGCCCAGTGAAGGCTTCAAACTATCCGTCAAGTCAAGACGCAGTCAACACAGTCTAAGAAGGAGGCCCAGAGGAAAGGTGGCAGGTGGACGCCAGCTGAGTGTGGGTTCTGATGTCAGaccatcctggctctgccagtgACTGGCTGGTAGGCCGGCATTTGAccttctgaggctcagtttcttcatctgtaaaacgggaggCAGTGGACCCTCCCTCGCCAGGTGACTCTATGTACACATGCTCCTAGGCACATCGCAAGCACTCAGCAAATGGTAGGTGTTGGGATGAGGATGACACATCTCTAGCCCCTCCTTATGTCTCCACTGCTAATTCACAACCGGATCAGTTCTGCCTCACCTTCAGATCCCCTAGCAGTGCAGAATAACCCTGCTTATCTGGGACAGAAAAGCTCCCAAGGAAGCAAAAGGAGGGTCTGGGATACACAAAACAGATGTCACCAAACCACGGACTTGAAGAAAAACTCTCCGGGCCCTCGATCTATTTGAGTCCTATTTTGACCTGATGGGAACGGCCTGGGCTTGGTTGTTAGTTTCCCAGCCCACTGAAGACAGGGAGAAAGCCTGAAAGTGATGAGGCCACTCGAGTTCACAGCGAGGCTGCTGCCCTGCGGTGAGAGGCTCCATCCAGACCACTAGTCCTCCCCCACCCACAGCTCCTGGTCTCAGCACAGGAAGCAAGCATGGAAGGAAGCTGGtggggacactggcagtggtggTGGGAGCACGGCGCCATCCAGGCTACATCAGGACCTGGGAGCGGTCATCACGTGACGCTCCCTCCCTTCCCGGTGAGAAAGCACACGAGCGTTCAGAAAGGGATTTTCCCCTGAGAATCTCCCTAAAAGTCAAAGCCACCTGGTGAGTCAGGGAGCACACTGTTCTCAGGAACACTCAAGCCCAGAAAGCTGCGTCAggatttcaatttcattttctgacAAGCAGCTAACAcactgggggcggggcggggcggggcgggggaggtaCTTCGTAGAGGGGAGTCTGGGCGGAGCCTGAGAAGGAGTTTAGGCGGagatccgtgtgtgtgtgtgtgcacacgcgtgtGTAATGGGAAGGACATGATGCCACAGCACAGTGAGCTGAAGGAAGGGGCACAGTTTAATCTGCTGCTGTCAGCAGAGCGAATGGGGTCTAAGGCCCCTCTTCTCTTAGTGATGGAGGTGGGCTGGTCTGGGTCCTGCTCCCACGACAGATTCCTGGGAAAAGGCACCTCCTTGGTGACCTTCCCCATGAAAGGACAGAGCCTCGAGGTGATCTAGAAGCAGATTCCGCGGCTATATTTGGACTTGAATACCTATGGCTTTGTGTTTTCATAGAGTTTACGGAAAAATATATTCCCACCAGGGGTGATTTTAAATACACTTCCTAGTAAATAGAAGGAAAACGAAATCCTTCCTAGCCACTGTAGTTCTTGAAATATCTTTCTGCCTTGGTGTTCATTTATCTGGGTTATTAATTTTCTGGACACCAAAATAATAATTAGCATggctggtgaccagaggggaccCTCTCACTTGACTGCATCCATACATTTCTTCGTGTGTCATTCTTCGAAGCCTGACAGTCAAGGTTGTCTCCCACCTTCCGCCTGATTTTAGGAGCTTCGAGAACTCCCACAAGATGGCACTGCTGGTCCTCTTAGCTGGTGGCTCTTGGGCCAGCAAGGCTTTGGCTGGCTCGGCCAGGACCAGGGTAACAGGGAGCTGGGGGTCCGCGGTGGGCAGGGGCTACCTTAGGACGAGTGTGTTCCCTTCTCCCTAAGGGTTAGGTCATTGTGCAGGGAGCCTCACTAAAGGGAAATGAAACACGACTCAAGGGCTTTAGGCGAAATTCTAAATCTAGAGAAAATAATCAGGGACCCAATTCCTTGCAGGATTTGGCATGCGGAGTTTGTAACATCTTTTTAAAGGGCACAAGCAAAGGTGCTCTTCTGGGGGACAATGTCTGAGCTCGTGTTTACATCTTTGTTTCAACGAGAAGGCCAAGGTGCAGCATCGGCTGTGGTGCCTCTAGTTCCCTGACTCAGGCCTGCTGATCCCAGGATGCCATGACTCTGGGACAAAGCCCAAACccagcctgtgcctctgagtttGTCCTAGAGATGTGTGGGGTCCGGTCTCCAGGTGGGAGGATGCTCTTCTTTGAGATTCTAAAAAGCCTGCTCTCCAGATGACACTCCACCCACAGATGCTTGGCTGACTGTCGATCCAGATGCCAACATTTCACCACCTGCTTGTTTCGAGAAGGCGGCCACCCCAAGTACTGAGTGTGTAGGGCGAGGATGGCCTATGTGTAAACGATGTGTCCCACAGACACACAAGGTACAGTGACAGCTATCTTACCAGGGCCCGGGAAGCCCCATCTTCCCTCTAGACACGTATTTCCAGAAAGGCACTCTAAGTTTCATGCCAATGCCCTTTACACACAAGACCGTCTCATCGTGTGACCTATGGCTTTCCCTCCTCTGTCTTCCCTCTGCTCTTACCTTATTCTCTCTCCTGTGCTGGATGCAAAGAAGATAAGATAAATACAGGCATGATTCTAATCGTTAGCTTGCATCTTGTGGATTTCATACAGGGGGGCCTTTCTGGACCAGTATGTGTGTCTGCATTCATCACAATACAGAGCGGTCACCGTATCTGATGAGAGAAACCCAGCCAGGCCTCCCGACAGTGCGGGGGCGAGCTGAGCATCTGTTTGGAAATTCACCGCATTCTGCCCCTGTCTCTACAGAGCTCAGAGGGGACTCAGCATCACAGAGGTAAGCTGTGAAATGCATCGTTTGAGGACTGGGCTTTGGAGACAGATGGCTCCCGGTTCAAATCTTACTTCAGATGAGTAGGCTCCTTGGGCCTCAAtgtccatctgtgaaatgggaacgaTCCCTATTTTATGGAACAGTTGTGagttcaaatgaaataatgtaggtAAACTGTGCTTAGGACAGCATACTGCCTCCACTGGCAAAATCAGCTCATTACAACAGGGACATGCTCTGGGCATAACCGGAGAATACTTTGTATAACTATCAGATAATCTGTGTAACTATCACACATATGTATTAAACGTTCTAATGTTATGTCATTTCAGTAAGTAGCACTTACACTTTAAACCGTCCCATCTTTGATTCTGAATACATCTGTTTCAGTGTCATTCTTCTGAATTCCAATATAGGGAAGTACCAGTGAATAGTTAATGCTGACTAGACAGGTGCTAAAAACCAGGGTATTTATTGTCTATAGCTTAAAATCAGATCTTGTCTGCTGTCTTCAGGGTCAAGGTCATGTTTTATAATGGTACGATTTGGGGGAAGACAGTATCCATGGTTCAAAGTACAAAGTATGTATTTTCTAGAGGACAGCTATTATGGctttaacaaaaggaaaatgatcGTGTAAGCAAGATGTGTAACAGTAGAACGACTGTTAATAGAATTCCTGTTAGAAAGAAGTACACGctgatattaaataaaatacagacacCAAAACACTCGTCTGGTCTGGGTCTACTCCCATCTTGGGAGGTGCAGGGAGCTGGCTTTACGTGGGACCAGCTCTCACTAGGCTGGTTCTGGGATACCCTAGCAAGGAAAGAGGAGACCCAGATTAAGTTGCTCTCAGGAGACTGCCAGGCAGGTCTCTCTTGGCCGTGGGAGCTTCGCCTCTTGCAAAAGTCAGGACATGGCCTGGGAGCACCAAACACAGCTCAGGTTAAAGGCAAGTACCTGGAATGATGGACAAGAGCATTTGGACTTTTCGGCTGCTGGATTCACCAGTAATTACATCCTTAATCCACCCTCCAAACTCACGGCGCAGAGGGATTTGGTGAGCTGCTAGCGGCCGTCACTCCCTCCCTGGGCATCCAGGTACACCTGATAAGTGATAAGCCGCGGTCCTCAGTGGTCTCTGGCTTTGCACATTCAGCTGCGGCCTGATTAAAACGCTGCCTCTGTGGATCACACCACGCCCTCAAGCCTTTATCCACAACTAACAGAAAAAGAGCAGGTACGCAGAAAAGTAAACCCACAGCCAATTctgcttccttaaaaaaaaagccagctagTGACTTAGGACAACTTCCATTCAGTCCAGTAGCTCCCACCCTCGCCCCCGTGTTTAGAGCAAGCACTTGAGAATATTCTAACAGCCCAGAGCGCAGCCGGACAGACCTTGTCAAGGTCACTAAATTTGTGGGGCGCGCACGCGGGGCGCTGATCGGTCTTCCTTCTCTGCCTGATAGTGAAGAGTCTGGGGAAGCTCTGATCCCCTTCCCTGCCCAGGTTCCCGCCTGGGAAATCACTGCTCAGGGCCCTAAGGTTTGTTTTTGATCCATCAGTTTCATTTGTTGGGTTATTTGTTGATTCATCAGTgtcatttatttatccactcaacAGAAATACACATACGTATACACACTGAGTACCCAACATGCCTCAGAATTAGGAAGCGCTGATGCCGCGTCAGGCCTGCCTCCCGCCTCCTGCCTGTGTAGTAGCTGGAGGACCTGCCCCTCCTCTCGCGGCGGCCCTCCTCTTCCTGCTGCGTGGCAGGGCTCTGAGTTAGGGGCCAGGTGAAGACGAAAGTCCTCAGAGAGCTGGTCCTACAGGCCCCCCGAATGTCATCAGGCGGCCGACGCAGCACACCTGTGAGGTTTACCAGACGCTAAACCGGAAAACAGGTCGTCGTGATTTTCCAGAAACGGGTTTTCCTTATCTCAGTGTGGCCAGTCTCCATGACAACCACAAGAAAACCAAGCTTGTCCTTATCGACAGGAAGAACTAGCGCGGGCTATGATCCTCCCTCAGATGGTGGTGGATACGCATTCTCCAGGGCCGCTCCCGAGCACGTGTGGGCGAGCAGAGACTCTCTCCGCACTTGGCAAGTAAGGGTTCCAAGTGGAGATGAAGGTTAGAAGCAGGCGTGCTACCCCGCGCCCCACCCTGAGTCTCTCATCAGCACCCTCCCTGCCGGATGTTCCCTTCGGGGGTCTCCTCCCTTAGGGCCCTTTGCTTTCCTTGCGGGCAGCCAGATAATTTGCCTTTGCCACCAATGAAGCATTAACAAGGCGAATGCGTGGGGCTGGGAGAGATGGGCCGGCAGACAGAAAACATTCTCACTGATGGCCAGGTGGCCAGGGGCCcctgagcctcagcctcctcatctgAGGTGAGGGGCTACTTACCCCTGGATCTCACGGGGGTTTGGGGAAGCTCAGGGGAGCATCGTGTGTTCGGCACGCTGCACGCAAGGCGTGACTCCAGGAGAGAGCTGTCGTGAGCTGAGCGTGTAAACAAAAGCAGATGCGTCCCCACGTtacagtggggagggaggactgTAGGATGGTCATCGTACTTGGGAAAATTAGAGCAGAGAAGCACATCCTTGTGTCTGCAGGACGGCGCCG includes these proteins:
- the DAP gene encoding death-associated protein 1, encoding MSSPPEGKLETKAGHPPAVKAGGMRIVQKHPHAGDTREEKDKDDQEWESPSPPRPTVFISGVIARGDKDFPPAAAQVAHQKPHASIDKHSSPRTQHIQQPRK